The Nodosilinea sp. FACHB-141 genome has a segment encoding these proteins:
- a CDS encoding diguanylate cyclase — protein MSPDVPPPCADPLPDSDHQWQHRVLLGVDHQQNRQLLSAFLSRFYSLQEVPAMALRWGQAYDLCIFDTAFLGRYSEHIAQQRKEASPVFLPFLLLLKRQHLPLMTPSQRQQVDDVITMPVDQTELLLRVESLLRARQQALKLSTLLTQERLLEQQLAADNQILQQLAVQDSLTGIPNRRAFDDKLAYEWKLGRREQTPLAVVLCDVDYFKPYNDTYGHISGDQCLRAIAAVLDTVIRRPADLAARYGGEEFALILPKTDLEGAQHLLSRLRSTLRARAIAHPKSPVGPYVSLSFGVAATVPDHQWQPEDVLRAADAALYQAKAEGRDRIVVAATPTATSPLRPT, from the coding sequence ATGAGCCCTGATGTTCCACCACCCTGCGCTGATCCACTCCCAGATTCCGATCATCAATGGCAGCATCGCGTGCTGCTGGGGGTAGACCATCAGCAAAATCGCCAGCTGTTGTCAGCGTTCTTGAGTCGGTTTTATAGCCTGCAAGAGGTGCCGGCGATGGCGCTCAGGTGGGGCCAAGCCTATGACCTGTGCATTTTTGATACCGCGTTTTTGGGGCGCTATAGCGAGCACATTGCCCAGCAGCGGAAGGAGGCCAGCCCGGTGTTTTTGCCCTTTTTGCTGCTGCTCAAGCGCCAGCACCTGCCCTTGATGACGCCGTCCCAGCGCCAGCAGGTGGACGATGTGATTACGATGCCGGTCGACCAGACTGAGCTGCTGCTGCGGGTGGAGTCGCTGCTGCGCGCCCGGCAGCAGGCGTTAAAGCTTAGTACCCTGTTGACCCAAGAGCGGTTGCTTGAGCAGCAGCTAGCGGCCGACAACCAGATCCTCCAGCAGCTCGCCGTTCAGGATAGTCTGACCGGCATTCCCAACCGGCGCGCCTTTGACGACAAGCTGGCCTACGAGTGGAAGCTCGGCCGCCGCGAGCAAACTCCGCTGGCAGTAGTGCTTTGCGATGTCGATTACTTTAAGCCCTACAACGACACCTACGGCCATATTTCAGGGGATCAGTGTCTGCGGGCGATCGCAGCCGTGCTCGACACCGTAATTCGCCGGCCAGCTGATTTGGCTGCCCGCTACGGCGGCGAAGAGTTTGCTCTGATTTTGCCAAAAACTGATTTAGAGGGAGCGCAGCACCTTTTGAGCCGCCTGCGCAGCACCCTGCGAGCCCGCGCCATTGCCCACCCCAAATCGCCAGTTGGTCCCTATGTCAGTTTGAGTTTTGGCGTAGCGGCAACAGTGCCCGATCACCAGTGGCAGCCTGAAGATGTGCTGCGGGCTGCTGATGCGGCCCTCTACCAGGCCAAAGCCGAAGGCCGCGATCGCATCGTTGTGGCCGCTACCCCCACCGCGACGTCTCCGCTACGGCCGACCTAG
- the uraH gene encoding hydroxyisourate hydrolase — translation MGRLSTHVLDTALGKPAASLRLTVWAINNEADIKTALKTVETNSDGRTDEPLLEGDELHKGTYEITFDVAAYFAKTSAALSEPPFLDQIPVRFTIADPTSNFHVPLLVSPWSYSTYRGS, via the coding sequence ATGGGCAGACTCTCCACCCACGTTCTTGACACAGCCCTGGGTAAGCCCGCCGCCTCGCTGCGGCTCACAGTCTGGGCCATTAACAATGAAGCCGACATCAAAACGGCGCTAAAAACCGTTGAGACTAACAGCGATGGCCGCACCGATGAGCCGCTGCTAGAGGGCGACGAACTGCATAAAGGCACCTACGAAATCACCTTTGACGTGGCGGCCTATTTTGCCAAAACGAGTGCGGCTCTTTCTGAGCCCCCGTTTTTAGACCAAATCCCAGTGCGGTTTACGATCGCCGACCCCACCAGCAACTTTCACGTGCCGCTGCTGGTGTCGCCCTGGTCCTACAGCACCTATCGGGGCAGCTAG
- a CDS encoding ATPase domain-containing protein has protein sequence MSKYERLSSGIEGLDEVLEGGFPVGQAYLARGGPGCGKTTLGWHFLTTNLDDGTPRLFISLGESMEQLRRNGAASGFPVDAVHVLDLSPNADFFVQNQGYDIFAAAQVEQGPLTERIVEQVSALKPQRVFIDSMTQLRYLATDAYQFRQQVVGFLRFLLHQGATVLFTSEGSQEAPDEDLQFISDGILTLQMQEEGRHIQVSKLRGGTFRKGLHSMRICDRGLVVFPQLVPNEDPVATAAPRLCPAGIPEIDELLSGGIETGTVTIISGPSGVGKTTLGLQFIKEAAGRGDRSVVYLFEEAVDTLLNRCEGINIPVRAMVNRGTLAIFKVDPLLYSPDEFAHQVRLEVEKAGTQLIMIDSVLGYKLSFKEDDLIRNIHSLCQYLKGRGVTTILTNEIESITGDFKATELGVSYLADNIIFLRYLEMRGQMRRAIGVLKKRLSDFEKTLREFEISRYGIKVGRPLTQLRGILSGVPEFIKSNENEP, from the coding sequence ATGTCAAAATATGAACGACTTTCCTCGGGAATTGAAGGGCTAGATGAAGTTTTAGAGGGGGGCTTTCCGGTAGGACAGGCCTATCTGGCCAGAGGTGGGCCGGGCTGTGGCAAAACTACCCTGGGGTGGCATTTTCTCACCACCAACCTAGATGATGGCACCCCGCGCCTCTTCATCAGCCTCGGGGAATCGATGGAACAACTGCGGCGCAACGGTGCGGCATCAGGCTTTCCGGTAGATGCGGTGCATGTTTTAGATTTGAGCCCCAACGCCGACTTTTTTGTGCAAAACCAGGGCTACGACATTTTTGCGGCCGCCCAGGTCGAACAGGGCCCGCTGACGGAGCGAATTGTCGAGCAAGTCAGCGCGCTCAAGCCCCAGCGGGTATTCATCGACTCGATGACCCAGCTGCGCTACCTGGCGACCGATGCCTATCAATTTCGCCAGCAGGTGGTGGGGTTTTTGCGCTTTTTGCTTCACCAGGGAGCCACGGTGCTGTTTACCTCTGAGGGCAGCCAGGAGGCCCCCGATGAGGATTTGCAGTTCATTAGCGATGGCATTCTCACCCTGCAAATGCAGGAGGAGGGCCGCCATATTCAGGTGTCTAAACTGCGGGGCGGCACGTTTCGCAAGGGGCTGCACTCGATGCGAATCTGCGATCGCGGCCTGGTGGTCTTTCCCCAGCTGGTACCTAATGAAGATCCGGTGGCCACGGCTGCACCGCGCCTCTGCCCAGCCGGCATTCCTGAAATTGATGAGCTGCTCAGCGGCGGCATTGAAACCGGCACGGTAACGATTATTTCTGGCCCCAGCGGCGTGGGCAAAACTACCCTAGGGCTGCAATTTATTAAAGAGGCAGCGGGGCGGGGCGATCGCTCGGTCGTCTACCTGTTTGAGGAGGCGGTTGATACTCTGCTCAACCGCTGTGAAGGCATCAATATTCCGGTGCGGGCGATGGTCAATCGGGGCACCTTGGCGATCTTTAAGGTTGACCCGCTGCTGTATTCTCCCGATGAGTTTGCCCACCAGGTGCGCCTCGAAGTTGAAAAGGCTGGCACCCAGCTGATCATGATCGACAGCGTGCTGGGCTATAAGCTGTCGTTCAAAGAAGACGACCTGATTCGCAATATTCACAGCCTTTGCCAGTATCTCAAAGGGCGCGGGGTGACCACTATCCTCACCAATGAAATTGAGTCAATTACCGGCGACTTTAAAGCGACGGAGCTGGGCGTGTCCTACCTGGCCGACAACATTATTTTTCTGCGCTATCTAGAAATGCGCGGCCAAATGCGGCGGGCGATCGGCGTTTTAAAGAAGCGCCTCAGCGATTTTGAAAAGACTTTACGGGAGTTTGAAATTTCTCGCTACGGCATCAAGGTAGGTCGTCCGCTGACCCAGCTGCGGGGCATCTTGAGCGGAGTTCCTGAATTCATTAAGTCCAACGAAAATGAGCCCTGA
- a CDS encoding Rieske 2Fe-2S domain-containing protein produces the protein MAHSSNSQSQAKYPSRRSLLRYMAGGSLGAIAMVFSRPQPAAGQDLEELCSTFPQNSQCLDYLPGVQALDAAGNAIAVDSFLLTTTPGIPQPVQGLPNVTYLVIQEGPAIASYGLRPICPHRGCAVIWQADQNRFACPCHGSKFDAEGRVLRGPARKPLPLVTVVERQNQIRLVERAPSVDPR, from the coding sequence ATGGCCCATTCCTCAAATTCCCAGTCCCAGGCTAAGTACCCTAGTCGACGGAGTCTGCTCAGGTACATGGCCGGGGGCAGTCTAGGGGCGATCGCCATGGTTTTCTCACGGCCCCAACCAGCGGCGGGCCAAGATTTAGAAGAACTGTGCTCAACGTTTCCCCAAAATTCTCAATGCCTCGACTATTTGCCGGGGGTGCAGGCGCTTGATGCAGCGGGGAATGCGATCGCCGTCGATTCCTTCTTGCTCACCACTACGCCGGGCATCCCCCAACCGGTGCAAGGATTGCCCAATGTCACCTATCTAGTGATTCAGGAGGGGCCGGCGATCGCCTCCTACGGCCTGCGCCCCATCTGCCCCCACCGAGGCTGCGCCGTCATCTGGCAGGCCGACCAAAACCGCTTTGCCTGCCCCTGCCACGGCTCTAAGTTTGATGCTGAGGGACGGGTGCTGCGGGGGCCGGCCCGTAAACCGCTGCCCCTGGTCACTGTGGTCGAGCGGCAAAACCAAATTCGCTTGGTCGAGCGAGCACCCTCAGTCGATCCGCGCTAG